Sequence from the Acidobacteriota bacterium genome:
TGCGCCCGCCCGATCTCGCCCCCATCCACCGTCACCGCGGAGTTCAGTGCCATATTTTGGGACTTGAATGGAGCGACCCGATACCCCGCGCGCGCAAACAGCCGACAAAACGCAGCCGTCAAGACGGATTTCCCGACGGCTGAGCTCGTCCCCTGGATCATGAGACACGGCGCTCTGTCGGTCATCGGGATGGCGCCTCAGCGACCGCGACGGTCACGTTGCCAGATTTGACCTTTTCGACAATGAGCCGGCCACGGGAGACGGCGAGAGCCGAAGGTTCGGCGACACCCTGCACGCCTACAAACTTCATCGAAGCCTCGGATGGGTTCGGGACATCCGGAACCGCATTGAGCATCGCCTTCTCGCAGAAGACGAGCGGGAGGCCCAGCCGCCCGGCGGCCCCGAGAAGGCCTGCTTCGTCACGCTTGGCATCGACCGTAGCCAGCGCCTTCACGCTTTTGAGCGCGAGCCCGTGCTCGCGGAGCACCCGCTCGATGGTACCCACGATCTCATCGGCGCTGGTGCCGCGGTTGCAGCCCACGCCGAGCACCAGGTTCTTGGGACGCAGGATGACGACCGGCCGCCGCATCCCCTCCAGGTCGACGAGGCGGTGACTGATGACGAT
This genomic interval carries:
- a CDS encoding cobalamin biosynthesis protein gives rise to the protein VVRMIAEHIKDKRYDPAVVVMDIAGKFAISLVSGHLGGANALARRLAEVTGAIPVVTTGTDVNETIAPDVIAMEIGGEVDDFEAMKKVSAALVDGEATGVVDLAGVDSPSLRGTLKPNVKIFPSLEALRESTVVAGIVISHRLVDLEGMRRPVVILRPKNLVLGVGCNRGTSADEIVGTIERVLREHGLALKSVKALATVDAKRDEAGLLGAAGRLGLPLVFCEKAMLNAVPDVPNPSEASMKFVGVQGVAEPSALAVSRGRLIVEKVKSGNVTVAVAEAPSR